A DNA window from Roseovarius sp. Pro17 contains the following coding sequences:
- a CDS encoding transporter substrate-binding domain-containing protein: protein MTFGLKRLALVGWMGVSLALGGAAYAETAKVATDPSFVPFEMMDKDTGEMTGFDMDMIRELAKRAGFEVDINTMDFNGIIPALQTGSVDIAIAGMTITDERAEIVDFSDPYYDSGLQILIGAYNEDVKTIDDLKGMTIGTKIGSTSFDYLTNKFGSDATITPFPGSSDMYLALMGGNVDAVFYDAPNVGYFAKTRGEGRVKVVGPLYEGQQYGIAFAKGSDLREPINKALSEMREDGTYDKIHSDYFGAAGDK from the coding sequence ATGACTTTCGGACTCAAAAGACTCGCACTGGTAGGATGGATGGGCGTCAGCCTGGCGCTGGGTGGTGCGGCCTACGCCGAGACCGCCAAGGTGGCGACCGATCCCAGCTTTGTTCCGTTCGAGATGATGGACAAGGATACCGGCGAAATGACCGGGTTCGACATGGATATGATCCGCGAACTGGCAAAGCGGGCCGGCTTTGAGGTTGACATCAACACTATGGATTTCAACGGCATCATTCCTGCCTTGCAAACCGGCAGTGTCGACATTGCGATCGCCGGCATGACCATCACGGACGAGCGAGCGGAGATCGTAGATTTCTCGGACCCCTATTATGACAGCGGCCTGCAAATCCTGATCGGCGCATACAATGAAGACGTCAAAACCATCGACGATCTGAAAGGTATGACGATCGGCACCAAGATCGGTTCGACCAGCTTTGACTATCTGACCAACAAGTTCGGCAGCGACGCCACGATCACGCCTTTCCCCGGATCGAGCGACATGTATCTGGCACTGATGGGCGGCAACGTCGATGCGGTTTTCTACGATGCGCCGAACGTCGGCTACTTTGCCAAAACCCGTGGCGAGGGACGCGTCAAGGTCGTCGGTCCTCTTTACGAAGGCCAGCAGTACGGCATCGCCTTTGCCAAGGGCAGCGATCTGCGCGAGCCGATCAACAAGGCTCTGAGCGAGATGCGCGAAGATGGCACCTACGATAAGATTCACAGCGACTATTTTGGCGCTGCCGGAGACAAGTGA
- a CDS encoding sugar transferase — protein MNNENSNCFERVGSAPQSELYRVLGKRVFDVVLTLLVLPLVIPITGILALLIALDGGKPFYRQDQIGKNGHIYRVWKLRLMVKDADVWLEHHRHHECGNGPDSLDASRLTGFGQFLRKSSFDELPQFFNVLAGDMSLVGPRPMVTSPTALYPGGDYYDLQPGITGLCQISDQPYLTLSQRAVCDARYNRTLSFANDLAILAGAFKAVLRRT, from the coding sequence GTGAACAACGAAAATTCCAACTGTTTCGAGAGAGTTGGATCCGCCCCTCAATCTGAACTTTATCGTGTGTTAGGCAAGCGTGTCTTTGACGTCGTCTTGACGCTGTTGGTCCTGCCCCTCGTAATACCGATCACCGGCATTTTAGCCCTTCTGATTGCACTTGACGGTGGCAAGCCATTCTACCGGCAGGATCAGATTGGCAAGAACGGGCACATCTATCGGGTGTGGAAGTTGCGTCTTATGGTGAAAGATGCTGATGTTTGGTTGGAGCACCACCGGCATCATGAGTGCGGGAATGGGCCAGATTCGCTCGATGCTTCCCGCCTTACCGGTTTCGGACAATTCCTGCGCAAATCCTCTTTTGACGAACTGCCACAGTTCTTCAACGTGCTGGCCGGTGATATGAGCCTTGTAGGCCCACGACCGATGGTGACCTCGCCGACGGCGCTTTATCCCGGCGGAGATTACTACGATCTGCAACCTGGCATCACTGGTCTTTGCCAAATTTCTGATCAGCCTTATCTGACCCTTTCGCAACGTGCAGTCTGCGATGCCCGATATAACCGGACCCTGTCCTTCGCGAACGATCTGGCCATTCTGGCCGGGGCGTTCAAAGCCGTGCTGCGCCGAACGTAG
- a CDS encoding helix-turn-helix transcriptional regulator: protein MKHAVDTHVGKRIRYRRLVNGTTQQQLAEFVGIKFQQIQKYESGMNRVSASRLWDIANLLSVPVSFFFEGLEPDTQIQNNADDLPCDTLTDKEAVNLLRFYYALPDQQRRRLFDLVRVLGKAA from the coding sequence ATAAAACATGCTGTAGACACCCATGTTGGCAAGCGCATTCGCTACCGACGTTTGGTGAACGGCACTACACAGCAACAGCTTGCGGAATTTGTCGGAATTAAATTCCAACAAATTCAAAAATATGAATCAGGCATGAACCGCGTCAGCGCTTCCCGGCTGTGGGATATTGCGAACTTGTTGAGTGTGCCCGTGTCATTCTTTTTTGAAGGATTGGAGCCCGATACTCAGATCCAGAACAATGCAGATGATCTGCCCTGCGACACTCTGACGGACAAGGAAGCCGTCAATCTGCTGCGGTTCTACTACGCGTTACCTGACCAACAGCGGCGGCGTCTTTTTGATCTGGTCCGTGTGCTGGGCAAAGCGGCCTAG
- a CDS encoding autoinducer binding domain-containing protein produces MRLTDQLRSLLTRLKQQSPCGFATAFQVNFATPRYLFQTYDDEWMNYYSKMGIVMKDPAVKWGFSNDGIASWSDLLELDEHGVFEKATEFGLKYWAVMATSYGGSKSIGAFSRSDRDFTATERDELFADFESLHRLTLQGPEAEPEFGEMLLDLSIRHTHPRG; encoded by the coding sequence GTGAGACTTACCGATCAACTCAGATCGTTATTGACGCGATTGAAGCAGCAGAGCCCTTGTGGTTTTGCGACCGCTTTTCAGGTCAACTTCGCCACTCCCAGATATCTATTCCAAACCTATGATGACGAATGGATGAATTATTATTCCAAGATGGGAATCGTGATGAAGGATCCGGCCGTCAAGTGGGGGTTTAGCAATGACGGGATCGCATCCTGGTCCGACCTCCTGGAGCTGGATGAGCACGGTGTTTTCGAGAAGGCCACAGAGTTCGGTCTGAAGTACTGGGCGGTCATGGCGACCTCTTATGGCGGTTCGAAAAGCATCGGTGCCTTCTCGCGGTCGGACAGGGATTTCACCGCCACGGAACGCGATGAGCTCTTCGCCGATTTTGAAAGCCTACACCGCCTGACGCTTCAGGGACCGGAAGCCGAACCCGAATTCGGCGAAATGCTGCTGGATCTGTCAATCCGGCACACACATCCCCGAGGCTGA
- a CDS encoding acyl-homoserine-lactone synthase, protein MNNKINGITFDLSDMHLHGSAFYDFLGLRKRFFVDTLAWDIPHNSDVEMDQYDNPTAAYSVAMMNGRLVGGARLMRFFDKWGSHGCMLQDAAEGRIDGIPADLLPRAHRFANSSECTRLVLSDQLTSQDDRQEALGLVVQGLVKLAINQGSADLVTLTVPGFRRSLRKLGYDVEQVGEKYRNKHDGRSYAILSMPAAHATATAPLWQQANV, encoded by the coding sequence ATGAATAACAAAATCAATGGAATAACCTTCGATCTGTCCGATATGCATCTGCACGGCTCGGCGTTTTATGATTTTCTAGGTCTGCGCAAGCGGTTTTTCGTGGATACGCTGGCCTGGGACATTCCGCACAATAGCGATGTCGAGATGGACCAATACGACAATCCCACTGCTGCGTATTCAGTGGCGATGATGAATGGACGGTTGGTCGGCGGGGCGCGTCTCATGCGGTTTTTCGACAAATGGGGCAGCCATGGCTGCATGCTTCAGGATGCGGCTGAGGGACGGATCGACGGCATTCCGGCCGATCTTCTTCCTCGGGCTCATAGGTTCGCCAATTCTTCGGAATGCACCCGACTTGTCCTGTCGGATCAGCTTACCTCTCAGGATGACAGGCAGGAGGCCCTTGGTCTGGTCGTGCAGGGGCTTGTGAAGCTGGCGATCAATCAGGGGTCCGCTGATCTGGTGACGCTGACAGTTCCAGGCTTCCGCCGGTCGCTGCGCAAACTGGGCTATGACGTCGAGCAGGTGGGCGAAAAATACCGGAACAAGCATGACGGACGGTCCTATGCGATCCTGTCAATGCCCGCCGCCCACGCGACCGCCACGGCTCCTTTGTGGCAGCAAGCAAATGTTTGA